DNA sequence from the Amycolatopsis sp. Hca4 genome:
CGGGCCGCGGATCGCGCGGGAACTGCGCAGCCGCAAGCCGGACGCCGACCTCGTCGAGTACGCGGACGCCGGCCACTGCCCGCACCTCGAGACACCCGAGCGGGTGGCCACGGACATCCTCACCAGAACCGGCTTGCGCTCCTGAGGGTCTGACACCTACGCCGATCCGGCACCCACCCCCTCGAAGAACCTGATCATCCGCACCGGGCCGCCGTCGACGAACATCATGTCGAGGCCGTTCTGCGACGCCGCCGCGGCTTCGGCGGCGCGGGGGAACATCCCGGCCTCGTAACGCGCCAGCGCGGTTTCGACGTCGGCGCGACCGAGGAGCTCGCGGGCCAGGTCGGCGCCGTCGATCAGGGCGATGTTGGCGCCTTCGCCCGCGAACGGCGACATGACGTGCGCGGCGTCGCCGAGCAGGGTCACGCCGGGGACCCGCTCCCAGCGCAGGCCGGTCGGGAGCGCGTGGATGGGCCGGGGCCAGATGGCGTCGTCGTCGCACTCGCGGATCAGGTCGGTCAGCGCCGGGGCCCAGCCGGCGTACTCGCGCACCAGCCCCGCACGGACGGATTCCGTTTCGTGCCAGTCGATCCCGCTGTCGGTGACCCAGTTCTCGGGCACGCGCAAGCCGCAGCCGAACGCGATCGTGTCACCTCCGTGGCCACCGATGTACTTGTGGTCCGACAACGCGAAGAAGGTTCCCCTACCGGCGATCGCGAGTGCCTCGGGGTGCTTGGCCGCCGCGTCGGCCAGGCGCAGTTCGACCACCGTGATCCCCGTGTAGTGCGGCTTGACCGGGGTCAGCAGCGGCCGGATCCTCGACCACGCGCCGTCCGCGCCGACGACGAGATCGGCACGGGTCACCGAGCCGTCCGCGAACTCCAGCGTGTGTCCCGCCTCGGCCGGCCGTGCGGCGACGACCTTGCGGCCCCAGGCGATCGTGCCCGGCCGCAGCGACTCGACGAGCAGCCGCCGCAGTTCGGCCCGGTCGATTTCCGGACGGCCGTTGCCGCCCGCCGGTTCGCGCCGGTCGATGTGGACGCGTCCGGTCTTGTCGAGCAGGCGGACGTCTTCACCACCGACGTGCGTACGAGCGCGGAACTCCTCGTACAGGCCGGCTTCCTCGAGCGCGACCTGCCCGGTGTCCTCGTGGATGTCGAGCGAGCCGCCCTGCCGGCGGGCGTCCGGTGTGGCGTCCGTTTCGTAGACGGTGACGGGAATTCCGTTCCGCTGGAGAATGCGCGCGCAGACGAGCCCGCTCAGGCCCGCGCCCACGATGGCGATGCGTGTGGACATGCCGATTCACCCCTGTCCCGATGGAGAAAGCGTTTCCGTGGCCGGCGGCCACCCCGCGAACAGTAGGCTTAACGAACCCTGTTCGTCAACTTGACGAACAGGGTTCGCGAGGGCTATCGTCCGGTGGTGCCCCACCGTGATCCCTTCGGCGCCGCCGAGGTCGAAAGCCGTCGCCGCGCGGCGAAACCGCTGCTGAGCCGCGACGCGATCATCGAGGAGGCGCTGCGTCAGCTCACGTCGGACGACGGGGTCATGAGCCTCCGCAAGATCGCGAAGGCCCTCGACACGGGCCCGGCTTCGCTCTACGCGCACGTCTCCGACCTGAGCGAACTGCAGGCGCTCGTCCTGGACCGCGCGCTGGAAGCGGTCGAGGTCGGCACGGCCGAAGGTTCCTGGCGCCACCGGCTCGAGGAACTTCTCCGCTCCTACACCGGAGTCCTGATGAGCAGCCCGGCCGTCGCCCTGATGGCCGTCCGGACCACCGCTGTCGGACCGAACGCGCTGCGCATCACCGAAGCCCTGCTCGAATTGCTGGCCGAAGCCGGTGTGGACCAGGCGAACGCGGCGTGGGCCATCGACCTGCTGACCGCGTTCGCCACCGCGATCGCGGCGGAACACGCCCAAGGCCCGGACCCGGGAGCGCCGGACGGCCCCGTCGCCCAGGCGATCAACCGCGCCCCGGCGGAGGAGTACCCGCGAGTCCACGCCGCACGGAAGGACATCGTGTCCGGCACCGGCGAGGAGAGGTTCGCCTGGTCGATCGACGTCCTCGTCCGCGGGATCCTCTCGCGCGCGCAGTCCTAGCTGTCTTGCGGCGGCAGCGCCGCGGCGAAGCGTGCTGCCACGTCCGCGACCGCGGCGCGCAGCTCCGGTCCGCCCTCGACGTGGAAGGGGAACGGCACCGCCGCCAGCCACTCCTGGGCGTACATCGCCGGGTTTCCGGTGCTGCCGATGAGAACGCACCCGTCCCCCGCCGGGTGCAGCCGGCCCATCGGCGGGCGGATCCAGGGGGCCACCTCGGCCGGCGGGGCGTCGAACACGACGCGGGTGGGGAACTCCCAGCCCGTGCCCAGGTTCTCCTCCAGTGCCGCGACCGGGTCGAGGTCCTCGGGCGGCTCGAACTCGTGTCCGGTCCGGCTCACCGTGCGGATCCGGTCCACCCGGTACGTGCGGGTGGCGGCCGCCCGGTGGGAGTGGCACAGCAGGTACCACCGACCGTGGCGGACCACGACCGCCCACGGGTCCACTTCGGACTCCCAGGCGCGGCCGGCCTCGCTCCGGTAGGCGATCAGCACCCGGTGCCTGGCCGCGACGGCGGCGACGAGGACGCTGGTCGTCGCCGGGTCCGGGCGGGCCGAGGTCCGGTCGGGCGCGGCCGTGGCGTGCTCGCGCAGGGCCGCCGCCTGCTTGCCGACGTTCTCCGGCAGCGCCTGGATGACCTTGCCGAGAGCCGCCCCGACCGGGGTCGCCGGCTTCGGTGGCGGCCGGCTGGCCGTCGAGCACCGCCATGACCAGGCCCAGCGCCTCGGCCTGGGTGAACACGATCGGCGGGAGCTTCGTCCCGCGCCGGAGCCGGTAGCCGCCGTGCGGGCCCCGCGCGGACTCGACGTCGATGCCCGCCTCGCGGAGGATCCCGACGTAGCGGCGGGCGGCGCGTTCGGTGACGCCGAGCCGGACGGCGAGCTGTTCGGCCGTCGTGCCGGGGCGCGCCTGGAGGATCTCCAGCGCGCGCAGGGCCCGGGCGGTCGGGCTGAGCTCACTCGGCACCGGGGCAGGCTAGGCGATCGTCCGCTGAACCGGAAGCGGATTGTCCGGAATTGCCTCTAGCGTGGCACCCGACCGCACGAGAGGAACTGCTCATGGACATCCTGCTCATCCCCGGCCTGTGGCTCGACGGCGCCGCCTGGACCGGCGTCGCGGACACGCTCCGGTCGCTCGGCCACCGCCCGGTCCCGCTGACCCTGCCCGGCCAGGCCGACGCCACCCTCGACGACCAGGTGGCGGCCGTGCTCGCCGCCGTGGACGCGGCCGCCGGCGAGCCCGTGGTGGTCGGGCACTCGGCCGCGGCCACCCTGGCGTGGCTGGCCGCGGACGCCCGGCCGGGCAAGATCGCGAGGGTGGTCCTCGTCGGGGGCTTCCCGGGTGTCGACGGGAAGCCGTACGCCGACTTCTTCGAGCTGCGGGACGGCGTCATGCCGTTCCCGGGCTGGGCCCCGTTCGAGGGGCCGGACTCGGCGGACCTGGACGAGGAGGCCAAGCGCACCTTCGCGGCTGCCGCGATCCCCGTTCCGGCGGGGGTGGCCACCGGCACCGTCCGGCTGACCGACGAGCGGCGCTTCGAGGTGCCGGTCACGGTGGTGTGCCCCGAATTCACGCCGGCCGAGGTCAAAGCCTGGCTCGACGCCGGCGACCTTCCCGAGCTGGCACGGGTGAAGAATCTCGGCCTGGTAGACATCGATTCCGGGCACTGGCCGATGCACACGAAGCCGGCCGAGCTCGCCCACCTGCTCGCGGCGGCGGCGAAGCTGGGGTGACCGAGCAGGCCGGTGCTTCAGCCGAACAGGCTGAAGACGACGGCGAACCCGAACAACCACTGCTTGAGCAGCGGCCACAGCGTCGGTCCACCACCGGTGTCGAACCGGATCACGCGCAGTCCCAGCAACGCTTTGCCGAGCGACGCGGCGAAGAGCCGCTGGGCGAGCACCCGGTCGGCGAACGACACGACCAAGAAGCCGCCGATCAGCGTCAGGGTCACCGCTGTCGGGGTGGCCGCCGGCGTGCGCTGCACGGCAACGGCGGCCGCCACGGCCAAGCCGACGTGGACGGCGAACTCCAGCAGGGCCCCGAGCAACTCGCGGAGGGCACGCGGCGACGGGTACCGCGGATCCCGGCCGTCGGTGTGCGTCACCGGCAAGGGCACGCCCGGAGGCGGCCCGGACCGCCGCAGCCGGACGAGATCCCGGCGGCGCACGACCCGCAGGACGAAAGTCTCCCGCGGCGGAGCAGGTGCGGCGGACGGTGAAGTGGGCACGGCGAGCATGATGTCTCGCTCCCGGGCGCGGTGTGGGCGGATTCGCGAGCTCTTGCCTTCCGCTCACCTTCCGTCCAGCAGTCCACCTGAACCGAACGATGCGCACGGCGCGGGCGGACGTGCCACGATGTTCCGCATGCCCGAGGACGACTCCGCACCGCGCCCACCCGGTCCACAGTGGCCTCTGCTCGCCGCGGCGCTGCTCGTCCTGGCCGGCTGTGCGGCACCGGCGCCGGCGCCGGCCGAATCGCGCTTCCTCCCGGACGAGACGACCACGCAGTCGCCGGCGGAGCTGGAGGCCAACGCCGGCGTCCGGCTGCCGGCCGGCTCGCTCGTGCTGTCCGCGGCCCGCACGGCCCTCTCCGGCGGGCTGGAGTCACGGACCTTCGCCCAGATCCGGATGCCGGCCGGCGCCGTGGCGCGCTTTCTCACCGACAGCGGGCTCCCCGCCCTGACCCCGGGGCGCCGGACCGTCACCGACGAGGATGTCCCCGGCAGCGGCACCTGGCACCCCGACAAGGCCACCGACATCGCCGGAACCGGCGACGCCAGGCGCCGGGTCATGACGGAGAACACCAGCCCCGACGCGACCGTCTACCTCGTGGCCACGCAGAACTGACGACGGCGGCGCTGGTCACGGTCGTTCACCGGCGCGAGGTCCCCGGGGGCACGGCCGTCGCCCGGCGGCAACCCTCCCCGGGCCATAAAATGCTTTCGAGCACAAATTCACCAGTGGGCACACAATTGCATCGACAGCAAATCGATCCCCGGGCATATCACCAGTTCGACCGCAAGATAATCGGCGATAATCACGAAACTTGACAGCGTTGCGCGCGTTTGCTTATGGTCGATCGAGTTCCCGTCGATCGAAATCCGAAGGTGTCCATGACCGCGCCTCCAACGCTGCCCAAGTTCCGGCAGCAGTTGATTCTTGCCGTTCTCATGGTTTGTTCGCTGCTGATTTGGCTGGACAACACCGTTCTCAGCATCACCCTGGAAACCCTGGCCGACCCGGTCCGCGGGCTGGGCGCGAACCCGGCCGAGCTGCAGTGGGCCACCGGGGCGTACACGCTGGTCTTCGCGACCTTGATGTTCACCGCCGGCGCGCTGGGCGACAGCTTCGGCCACCGGAACGTCCTCGCCGTCGGCCTGGTGGTCTTCGGCGCGGCCTCGGTCTGGGCGGCCTACGCGGGTGGCGCCGAACAGCTGATTGCCGCCCGGGCCGCGATGGGTGTCGGCGCCGCGCTCATCATGCCCGCCAACTTCGCCATCCTGTTGTGGACTTTCACCGGACCGGGACGGGCCACGGCCATCGCGATTTCCTCGACGTCGACCGGGGTCGGAATGGCCGCGGGACCGGTGCTGGCCGGGCTTCTGCTCAGCCATTTCTGGTGGGGTTCGGTGTTCCTCGTCAACGTTCCCGTCGTCGTGGTGGCGCTGGCCGGGATCGTCCTGTTGGTCCCCAATTTCCGCAGCCCCACCGTGCGCCCACTGGACCCGGCCGGGATCCTGCTGTCGATCAGCGGGCTCGCGGCGCTGACCTACGGCCTGATCCGCGCCGGGCAGGTGGACGACTGGGGCCGGTGGGACGTCTGGGCGCCGATCGCCCTCGGGCTCGCCCTGCTGGCCGTCTTCGTGCTCGTCGAGCTGCGGACGCGGGAGCCGAGCTTCGACCCGCGGCTGCTGGCGCAGCGGATGTTCGGCGGCGGCAACGCGTCGATGGCGCTGCTGCTGTTCTCGGTGGCGGCGGTGACGTTCTACAACGCGTTCTACATGCAGGGCGCGCTGGGCTTCTCGCCGATGAAGGCCGGGCTGGCCAACGTGCCGACCGCGGTCGGTGCGGTGGTGGGCGCGCCGCTGGGCGCCCGGCTGGTCCGCCGGTGGAACCTGCGCGTCGTCGCCGTGCCGTCGGTCGCGGTCGCCGCGTTGACCTTCGGCGCGGTCGGCTTCTTCGACCTGGACACCCCGCTCGTCTGGATCGAGGTCCTGCTGCTGGCGCAGGGGCTGGCCGTCGGCATGGTGCTGGCCCCGGTGACCGGGGCGCTGATCAGCAGCCTGCCGCTGGAGCGTTCCGGCGCAGGCTCGGCGGTGACGAACACCGCACGGCAGGCGGGCAGCGTGATCGGCATCGCGGTGGGCGGCACGATCATGTCGATCGCCTACCGCAGCGCGATCGAGCCCTCGGTGGCCGACGTCCCGAAGGGGCTGCAGGACAGCGTCCGGGTTTCCGCGGAGCAGGCCCGGCACGTGGCGGGCACGCTCGACCGGCCGGACCTCGCGGAAGCGGCGGACCACGCGTTCATCCACGCGATGCACGTCGGCGCGGTGTGGATCATGGTCATCGCGCTGGTCGCGACGGCGGTGCTGGTGTACGCGCTGCGGCCGTCCCGGAAGCGGGTGGAACCGGCCGAGGACGAAAGCCGCGCCGAGGCGACCTCCCCCGCGGGCTGATCGCGGTCCAGCGCCGGGACGCCACTCGCGGGTGGCGTCCCGGCGCCGCCGGAACTTGTGCCCCGCACCGTCGAGCCGCGGCGCCGGTAACCCCCAACCGGCGCCACATTTCCGGATGCGGGGTGCGAGCGGGCGAGCCCGGCTCTTCGTGAGCCGGGCTCGCCCGGACTTCCCCACGGCCGACGAACGATTCGAGCCGGCCACACGTTCGCCGCACACCGCGCGCGTCGCGGATGCAGTCCCTCCCCGGCGCCCCTGAAACTTGCCCCCGCACCCGTCGAGCCCGACGCCGGTCTCCCCCAGCCGGCGGTGTGCTCCGGGCTGCGGGGCGCAAGCGGGCAGGCCCGGCTCCCCATGAGCCGGGTCTGCCCGGACTTCCCCATCGGCCACCGAGCGAGGCGGCCGCCGCCTTCGGGGCTTGCTCCCGCCGCACGGTGCTGACCGAGCCTCGCTTTCCCTGCTCCGGCGCCGGAACGGACAAGCTCTCGCCTAGCGGCCCTTTCCATGCCCAGCAAAGGAAATGGCGGAGCACTCCGCCGGGCCGATCGCCACGTTCGCTCGTGAGCTGCGGCTCTTGCGAAGCCCGCCCGGGAATGCCCGCTACCGGGAGCGGCAGGACACTACGCGCGCATCGCGGAGTGGCGCCCCGGCCGATCGGCGAGCGATCCCTTCCCCGCGCCCTGAAACTTGCCCCCGCACCCGTCGAGCCCCACGCCGGTCTCCCCCAGCCGGCGCCGCGGTTCCGGGCTGCGGGGCGCAAGCGGGCAAGCCCGGCCCGCCACCAAGCGAGCCGGGCTTGCCCGGACTTCCCTAGCCATCCAGCGAATCGAGCCAGCCGCGGAGCTGGGCCGCCGTCTTCGGGGTCTGCTCCTCGATGATCGAGAAGTGGTCCGCCTCGATCCACTCGGCCGCTCCCCCGTGCTGCCACCCCGGCACCGGTGCGGCGTCGCCGAAACCGGTCAGGGCCTGGGTGGCGCGCAGGTTCAACGTCGGCGCCGTGATCGGCCGGGCCTCGCGGTCCGGGTAGATCCGCACGTAGCCGCCCATCGCGACCAGGCCGTGGTCGTCGACCGGGGTCAAGGCGTGGTCGCGAACCAGGATCTGGCCCAGCGCGTCCGTCAGCACCGAACGGTTCAGCTCGACGTCCTCCGGTGCGTACGTGTCGATCATCGCGACGCCCGCCAGCTCGACGCCGTCGTCTTCGAGCCTGCGAGCGACCGCGTGGGCGATCGCGCCACCGGCCGAATAGCCGAGCAGTGCCACCGGGCTCCGCTCGGCTTCCGCGGCGACCGCCGCGGCGAGGCTGCCGATCGCCGCCGTCCAGGTGGCCGGGAGGTCGTCGCCCGGGCGGGTTCCCGGCAGGCGCAGCGCGCTGAACCGGCGCTCGCCGCCCAGTTCGCGGGCCAGGCGGGCGAACTGGTGCGGACCCGACCCCGCCAGGAACGACGGGATGCCGATCAGGGCCGGTGCCGCCGTGCCGCGGGCCAGCAGCTGCACGGCCGCGCGCCGAGCCGAGGCGTCGCCGTACGTCGCCGACAGCTCCGAGCTCGCGACCAGCAGGGGCAACGCCCCGGCCAGGTCGCCGCGGCGGTGCGCCGCCGACACCAGCTCGGTGATCGTGCCGCGCACGCCGGCCGGGGCCTGCTCGGCCACGCCGGTGTCCTCGAGCTGCGAGCGCACCAGTTTCGCCACGTCCGCGGCGGTCGGGTGGTCGAAGACCAGCGTCGACGGCAACGTCAGGCCGGTCAGCCTGCCGAGCCGGTTGCGGAACTCGACCGCGCCGAGGGAGTCGAACCCGAGCTCGGTGAACGGCGCCGCCGGGTCGATCGCGTCACCGGACGCGTGGCCGAGCACCGCCGCGGCGGCGGTGCGCACCTCGTGCAGGACCACGCCGTCGCGGTCGGCCTCCGGCAGGGCCGCCAGCCGGCGCGCCAGGCTGACCTCGGCACCCGCGGCGGCCTGCGGCACCCGGACCATCCCGCGCAGCACCGCGGGCAGCGTGCCGCCGCGGGCCAGGTCGGCGAGCGCCGCCGGGTCCAGCAGGGCCGTCACCGGGGTCGCCCGGCCGCTCGCGAGTGCGTTGTCGAACAACGCCATCCCGGCCCCCGGGTCGATCGGGAGCAGGCCCAGCCGGGCCCGGATCTGCCGAGCGTGCTGCTCGCCGCCGTCGCCGCCGAGCGCCCCGGCCATGCCGACCGTCCACAGGCCCCAGGCCAGCGAGTGCGCGGGCAGGCCGGCCCCGCGCCGCACGCGGGCCAGCGCGTCCAGCACGCTGTTCGCGGCGGCGTAGTTGCCCTGTCCCTGCCCGCCGAGCAGCGGCGCGGCGGACGAGAACAGCACGAACGCCGACAGCTCGAGGTCGCGGGTCAGCTCGTGCAGGTTCAGGGCCGCATCGACCTTCGGCGCCAGCACGCGGGTGGTCTGCGCCGCGGTGAGCGTGTCGAGCGTGCCGTCGTCCAGGACACCCGCCGCGTGCACGACGGCGGTCAGCGGGGCGTCGCCGTCGAGGCCGGTCAGCAGGGCCTCGACCGCGGCCCGGTCGGCGACGTCGCACGCCTCGACCCGGACCTCGGCGCCCAGCCCGGTCAGCTCGGCGACCAGCTCGGTGGTGCCGTCCGCGGCGGCACCGCGCCGCGACACCAGCAGCAGCCGCCGCACGCCGTGCGCCTCGACCAGGTGCCGGGCGACGATCGCGCCGATGCCGCCGGTACCCCCGGTGACGAGCACCGTGCCGTGGCCGAACGACGGCGGCTCGCCCGCTCCGGCGGCCAGCGGCTGCAGGCGCGGGACCAGGAACCGGCCCTCGCGCACGGCCACCTGCGGTTCGTCCCGGGCCACGGCGGCGGCGAGCGACTCGAGCGGCAGGGCGTCGCTGTCGTGGTCGACGAGCAGGAACCGGCCCGGGTGCTCGGACTGCGCGCTGCGCACCAGGCCCGCGACGGCGGCCCCGGTCAGATCGGTCCGCTCGCCGGGCAGCCCGGCGGCCAGCCGCGTCACGATCGCGAGCCGGCCGGTGTTCCCGGAACCGAGCCAGCGCTGCAGCAGCGCGAGTGTCGTGAGCACACCGGTGTGGACGTCCACCGCGCCGGAGCCTCCGGGCGCCGGCCAGACGACCGTGCCGGGCACGTCCGGCAGTGGCGCGGGATCGGCCGGGTCGCCGAGCACGACGAGACGTCCGGAGTCCACTTCGGACACTGCGGGCGCGGCGACCCAGTCGAGGTCGTACAGCGGTGCCGCGCCACGCAGCCGGGCCAGCGCCTGCCGCTCGACCGGGCGAACCCGCACCGAGTCCACGCTGAGCACGAGGGCGCCGGTCGCGTCGGCCGCCTCCACCCGGAAGGTGTCCGGTGCGGTGCGGGCGACGCGGACGCGCAAGGCACCGACGCCGGGTTGAGCCAGCTGGACGCCCTCGAAGACGGACGGCAACGGCGTCCCATGCTCGGTCAGCAGGCCGGCCGCCGCGTGGAACACCGCGTCCAGCAACGCCGGGTGCACGCCGAAGGCCCCGGTTCCGGCGTCGAGCGCCACTTCGGCGAAGACCTCCTCCGCCCGCGACCACGCGGCGCGGACGCCGGTGAACGCCGTCCCGTAGCCGAAGCCCCGGTCGCCGAGCGCGCGGTACAGCTGGTGCGCGTCGACCGGTTCGGCCGCCACCGGGGGCCACGACCAGTCCGGCGCCGCGGCCGGCCCGGCCGGCGTGAGCAGGCCACGGGCGTGCCGCACCCAGACGTCGGCGGCACGGGCGTGCACGGTCACGGTCCGGTGCCCGTCGGCGTCGGGCTCGCCCACGGCGAGCTGGAGGTCGACGCCGCTGTCGGCCGGGACGGCCAGCGGGGCCTCGAGCGCCAGCTCCGCCAGGCGCGGCACGCCGAGCCGCGCGCCGGCGGCCAGCGCCAGTTCCACGAACCCGGTTCCGGGCAGCAGCACCGTGCCGTGCACCGTGTGGTCGGCGAGCCACGGGTGCGAGCGCAGCGAAAGCCGGCCGGTGAACAGCCACTCGTCCGTGCCCGCGAGCTGCACCTGGGCGCGCAGCAGCGGGTGGTCGGCGGAGTCGGCGCCGGCGAGCGGCACGTCGGCCTCCGCCGGCAGCAGCCAGAACCGCTCGTGCTCGAACGGGTAGGTGGGCAACGTGACCTGCGGCCGGGCGCCGAAGAAGTCGGCCCACCGCACCGCACGGCCCGCGCAGTGCACGGCGGCGAGCGCGGTGACCAGCTGCTCGGGTTCGCCGGTCGTGCGCCGGGAGCCCGCGACCACCGAGGCGCTCGCCGTGGGGTCGGCCGCGAGCGTGGCCCGGGTCATCGCCGTCAGCACGGCGTCCGGGCCCACCTCGAGGAACAGGCCTGCGCCCGCATCGAGCAGTGATCGCACCGCCGGAGCGAATCGCACGGCCTCGCGCACCTGCCGCACCCAGTACTCGGACGTCAGCGGCTCGTCGAAAGCACCGGAAACCGTGGAGCACAGCGGGATCCGCGG
Encoded proteins:
- a CDS encoding NAD(P)/FAD-dependent oxidoreductase, producing MSTRIAIVGAGLSGLVCARILQRNGIPVTVYETDATPDARRQGGSLDIHEDTGQVALEEAGLYEEFRARTHVGGEDVRLLDKTGRVHIDRREPAGGNGRPEIDRAELRRLLVESLRPGTIAWGRKVVAARPAEAGHTLEFADGSVTRADLVVGADGAWSRIRPLLTPVKPHYTGITVVELRLADAAAKHPEALAIAGRGTFFALSDHKYIGGHGGDTIAFGCGLRVPENWVTDSGIDWHETESVRAGLVREYAGWAPALTDLIRECDDDAIWPRPIHALPTGLRWERVPGVTLLGDAAHVMSPFAGEGANIALIDGADLARELLGRADVETALARYEAGMFPRAAEAAAASQNGLDMMFVDGGPVRMIRFFEGVGAGSA
- a CDS encoding TetR/AcrR family transcriptional regulator; this translates as MPHRDPFGAAEVESRRRAAKPLLSRDAIIEEALRQLTSDDGVMSLRKIAKALDTGPASLYAHVSDLSELQALVLDRALEAVEVGTAEGSWRHRLEELLRSYTGVLMSSPAVALMAVRTTAVGPNALRITEALLELLAEAGVDQANAAWAIDLLTAFATAIAAEHAQGPDPGAPDGPVAQAINRAPAEEYPRVHAARKDIVSGTGEERFAWSIDVLVRGILSRAQS
- a CDS encoding YafY family protein — its product is MLIAYRSEAGRAWESEVDPWAVVVRHGRWYLLCHSHRAAATRTYRVDRIRTVSRTGHEFEPPEDLDPVAALEENLGTGWEFPTRVVFDAPPAEVAPWIRPPMGRLHPAGDGCVLIGSTGNPAMYAQEWLAAVPFPFHVEGGPELRAAVADVAARFAAALPPQDS
- a CDS encoding alpha/beta fold hydrolase, coding for MDILLIPGLWLDGAAWTGVADTLRSLGHRPVPLTLPGQADATLDDQVAAVLAAVDAAAGEPVVVGHSAAATLAWLAADARPGKIARVVLVGGFPGVDGKPYADFFELRDGVMPFPGWAPFEGPDSADLDEEAKRTFAAAAIPVPAGVATGTVRLTDERRFEVPVTVVCPEFTPAEVKAWLDAGDLPELARVKNLGLVDIDSGHWPMHTKPAELAHLLAAAAKLG
- a CDS encoding RDD family protein codes for the protein MPTSPSAAPAPPRETFVLRVVRRRDLVRLRRSGPPPGVPLPVTHTDGRDPRYPSPRALRELLGALLEFAVHVGLAVAAAVAVQRTPAATPTAVTLTLIGGFLVVSFADRVLAQRLFAASLGKALLGLRVIRFDTGGGPTLWPLLKQWLFGFAVVFSLFG
- a CDS encoding MFS transporter, whose amino-acid sequence is MTAPPTLPKFRQQLILAVLMVCSLLIWLDNTVLSITLETLADPVRGLGANPAELQWATGAYTLVFATLMFTAGALGDSFGHRNVLAVGLVVFGAASVWAAYAGGAEQLIAARAAMGVGAALIMPANFAILLWTFTGPGRATAIAISSTSTGVGMAAGPVLAGLLLSHFWWGSVFLVNVPVVVVALAGIVLLVPNFRSPTVRPLDPAGILLSISGLAALTYGLIRAGQVDDWGRWDVWAPIALGLALLAVFVLVELRTREPSFDPRLLAQRMFGGGNASMALLLFSVAAVTFYNAFYMQGALGFSPMKAGLANVPTAVGAVVGAPLGARLVRRWNLRVVAVPSVAVAALTFGAVGFFDLDTPLVWIEVLLLAQGLAVGMVLAPVTGALISSLPLERSGAGSAVTNTARQAGSVIGIAVGGTIMSIAYRSAIEPSVADVPKGLQDSVRVSAEQARHVAGTLDRPDLAEAADHAFIHAMHVGAVWIMVIALVATAVLVYALRPSRKRVEPAEDESRAEATSPAG